The proteins below come from a single Thermodesulfovibrionales bacterium genomic window:
- a CDS encoding fibronectin type III domain-containing protein has protein sequence GAKPFMMTQATWGMAYQPCTQPGTPQNLTATGGNRRVSLSWMPGNPAPAGGYNIYYDQAGKKLYRASVPAGTTTYTDTGLRGRTTYCYSVTAWNDCNGNGIYDPGIDMESAHSNVACATTK, from the coding sequence GGAGCAAAACCATTCATGATGACACAGGCAACATGGGGAATGGCTTATCAACCCTGTACACAGCCAGGCACACCTCAGAATCTCACAGCAACTGGTGGAAACAGGCGTGTTAGCCTTTCATGGATGCCAGGCAATCCTGCACCTGCTGGTGGATATAATATTTACTATGATCAGGCAGGCAAAAAGCTCTATAGAGCAAGTGTGCCTGCTGGAACAACAACCTACACAGATACAGGCCTGAGAGGTAGAACAACATACTGCTATTCAGTTACAGCCTGGAATGACTGTAATGGAAATGGCATTTATGATCCTGGAATAGACATGGAGAGTGCCCACAGTAACGTAGCCTGCGCTACTACAAAATAA
- a CDS encoding peptidyl-prolyl cis-trans isomerase, with amino-acid sequence MKAIYVFLILFSLFGCYDKQKIDINSKDIVARVNGEPIYLGDVYRRIQATFGEIKKEEIPEDRWRMIFEGAFESELIDKIILMEAKKENISVPPEVVRERVERIKDSMGDDNFKKMLKDRKAREEDFWRFLEEREMIEIYKNKIVGQIDIDEKTLRDYYEGHKKEFIEPEKVRLELIRVTDEAKAEEIFRRWRSGEDFEKLAAEYRSEGNYKSAARLRALPLKELPDDIASHVSKGQQGEILEPIRSGNLIYIIKILEKFPPRDLVFEEVKDEIKRILVSRKEKSKIEEWYLSKLKEVKVEYLMRY; translated from the coding sequence ATGAAGGCGATTTATGTTTTTTTAATATTATTTTCTCTTTTTGGCTGTTATGATAAACAGAAGATAGATATAAATTCAAAGGACATAGTTGCCAGAGTTAATGGCGAACCTATTTATCTTGGAGATGTATACAGAAGGATTCAGGCGACCTTTGGGGAGATAAAAAAAGAAGAGATTCCTGAAGATAGATGGAGGATGATATTTGAAGGAGCCTTTGAATCAGAACTTATTGATAAGATTATTTTAATGGAGGCTAAGAAGGAAAATATATCAGTTCCTCCAGAGGTTGTAAGGGAGAGGGTTGAAAGAATCAAGGACTCGATGGGCGATGATAATTTCAAAAAAATGCTCAAAGACAGGAAAGCACGGGAAGAAGATTTCTGGAGGTTTTTAGAAGAAAGGGAAATGATAGAGATATATAAGAACAAAATTGTAGGTCAGATTGATATAGATGAGAAAACATTAAGGGATTATTACGAAGGACATAAAAAGGAATTCATTGAACCTGAAAAGGTTAGACTTGAACTTATCAGAGTCACAGATGAGGCTAAGGCAGAGGAAATATTCCGTCGGTGGAGAAGTGGAGAGGATTTTGAAAAATTGGCAGCTGAATATAGATCAGAAGGTAATTATAAAAGTGCTGCGAGATTGAGAGCTTTGCCTCTTAAGGAACTTCCAGATGATATTGCCTCTCATGTCAGTAAGGGACAGCAGGGAGAGATACTTGAGCCAATAAGGTCAGGAAATCTCATATACATAATAAAGATACTGGAAAAGTTTCCACCAAGAGACCTTGTTTTTGAAGAAGTAAAGGATGAGATAAAGAGAATCCTTGTATCCAGAAAAGAAAAGTCAAAAATAGAAGAATGGTATCTTTCGAAATTAAAAGAAGTAAAAGTTGAGTATCTGATGAGATATTAA